The DNA region CGGTGGTACGCCGAAGTCGTGGTCAGGGCGGGCGAGGGTAGCTTTCACCTGCTCGCCCGCGAGGAGCGGCGGAGGCAGCACGCGCTGTGCCACCTGATCCGTGCCGATGGTGGCTGCCAGTAGCCGTTCCAGCGGGTCGCGGTGCGTGCGCTTGCTCGTCATGGCGGTGATTGCGCTCGGGTGAGTTCGATCAGGTGGAGATCGACGGGGTGATCCAGGGTCTCCACGTGCAGGGGCCATAGAGCGGCCTCTGCATTGTTTGGAATTAACGTGATCCGCAGGGCGTGCCAAGCGCCGCCACCGGGCACGGTCAGTTGTGCCGAGCGTTGGCCGAGACCGCTCAGTCCCAGCGAGGCGGGGCCGTCCTGCGTAGCGCGTGCGAGGACGGTGAGTTGGAGGGCGTCGGTCCCCGCGTCGGCCAGGAAGTCCTCGTTGAAGTGCACCTCGCAGGTATCGCGCGAGCGCAATCGCGTCGCCCACAGGCCGTAGGGCTGGTCCGCGGGGCCGACCCCGGTGACGCGTTCGCCACAGCCTCGGGCGAGGGCGAGCACGCCGTAGTCACCTGGGATGAAATCGCCGCGGCGAAAGGCGATCCAGGCGCCGCCGCTAGCACTGGGACTCAGGTGGGCGCCCAAGTGGCGCCGCGCGAAGGCGAGGCCGAGGGCGACGCCTGGGTCCTGCGAGCGAATGAGATCCAAGCGATTGACCGCGAGTCGGCTCACGCCGAGGTGCAGATCGGACAGCACTCGCCAATAAAACCATTGGGTAGCCGAGGGGGCGGCCGTGGCGGGGTAGTCCGTGCGTCGATCGGCGGCGAGGGTGATGGCCTCGGCGTAGCAGATGCGTCGGCCCTCGCGGCATTGGGTGCGCATGGTCTCGTACACGTCTCGGCTGAAACCAGAATTGCGCGGTTGGATATCGCTCGAGGTATGGAACACCCCAGCACGACCTGCATCCAGCAAGGGTTGTAGCCGGGTGCGTAGGCGGGCCCCTTGGGCACCCTTACCCAGGCGGCTCTGATCCTCCTGAAAGACGGCTCGGCGCACGAGCAGGAACGCGACCGGCGCTACCTTATCGATGTATTGATCGATGACACCTTCCGCGTAGTTCACCGCACGCTCGGGCGTCCAGTCCGTGCCGGGGGCGACGCCTGGCCCGCGCTCCCACGCGCTGGCCTCACGATAACCCTCGGGAATGGTGAGGCCCTCCGTGCCGACGGCGTTGTAGCTAAGGCGCACGGCGGCAATCGTGTCGCGATGGGGATGGGTGCGAATCCAGCGCGCCAGCGCGTCGATCAGGGCGAGTTGGGCGGACAGGTAGGTCGGGTGCCAGTACATGGGAGTGCCGCGTTCCGAGCGCACCGTGTGCAGTTGGAGCGGCAGGTAGGGCACCCGATCGAAGAGCCATGCAGGGTGGTCGTTCGCGTTGAGCTGCACAGTGGCTTGGCGCCCCGCGTTGCGGATCGCCTCGAGGCGCTCGTCGAGCAAGCTGAAGTCGTACTCGCCGGGTGCCGGCTCCACCTGGGCCCACAAGGCCCATACCTGACCACCGACCACCGCTGGCGAAGCGAAGACATCCTGACGCGTCCCGTGCCAGACGGCGTAGATCCCCACGGGAAACTGGTTCGCCAGGGAAGCGGACGGCGGGGGCGAGGCTACGTCCTGGGCGTCCTCCGGCGTCGCGCATGCGGCCAACAACGCCAGCGCCCCGAGAATACCCACGAAGAGGCGCTCAACGCCGTGCAAGGTAGCGGCTCGCCGCGTCGGTGGGGCCATCACGACCGGGTATGTAGAGGTCGTTGCCGAAGCGCTCGAGCACATCGCCGATGCACACGAGGTCTTGCCGCCGCAGGGCGAAGCGCCACCGGGGACTGCCTGCATTCATGGCGCCCTTCGCCCCCTGATCGGCTTGCTGCGAGGGTTCAGCGAGCACCTTGGCGGAGGGCAGGGAGGGGAGATCCAGCTGTGCCGTCAACCGCGACCATTCCGCCTCGGCGTTGGCGCCGATGAGGTGTTCGTAGAAATGTACGGAGAATCGGCTCGACTCCCAGTCGTGCAGGGCCACCGCGTGTTGAATGCACCATATTGCGGTGTGCCCGCGAATCTCGTCGGCGATTCGCCCGGTGCTGTCGAGCAAGGGAGCCCCGAGAAGGGTAGCCACGTGCTCGTTGGCGAGGTAGCGCTCGAGGGTGGGGCGCCAGGGCCACCCACGGCGGACTCGCGAGGCGACCACCGCACCCGGGTGGCGAATAACGAAGGCGATCCGCGCATCGTAGTGGCGTTCGAGCCAACCCAGCATGAGGCTCGCCCGCACCAGCTTGTAGATCCAACCGCCCTCAGGACTCGGTCGGCCGTAGCGCCAATAGTTGCTGACGGCGGCGCTCAGCTTGCGCACGACCTTCGGCAGGGAGTGTTGCGCGCCCGGCCGTAGCTCCTGGCGGTAGGTGCGCGCCAGGGTCCACAAGTTGCGGTACGCACCGTTGAACAGGTCATCGAAGAAGGTGCGCGCGTGGGCGATGTCGTCGGTCTCGGCGAAGCGTTGGTTGGCCAGGGGAATGGCTTGTGGAATGGCGTCGGGGTTAAGGGGCTCGAAGAGCGTGCCGGCGCGGTTGGCCGTGCTCAGCGCATCCACCACCCACGTGGTGCCGCTGCGGGCAGAGCCGGCGATGATTCGAGGTTGCAGGTCCATTCGGCAGGGGATCCTAGGCGCGGTGCAGGTTTTGGTCGTGACGCCACGCCAGCCACAGGGCGAAGGCAAGCTGGAGCATATTGGCGAGGACGCCGGCGATTGCCAAGCTCCCCACGAGCATGAGTACGTCGTGCGGTGCCCTGGCGCGCGCCGACAGCACGGCGAGCGCGAACAGTCCAAGGCGCACGCACGAGAGGCCTAACATCCAGCGCTGCTCTTCCAATGCCTGAAACACAGCGCTCGTGGGGCCGACCAGGAGCATGCTGAACGCCCACGGCGCGAGCGGTGGCGCGTAGGGCCCCGCATTCGCCCATTTCTCGCCGAGCAAGAGCACCAACAGGGGCTCGCCCATTAGGTAAAGCATGACGAAGGGCAGGGCGGTGGCGGCCGCGAGGATCACCGTGGCTCGCCAAAGCGGGCCGAACAAGGGTTCTCCGCGCCGCCGACGACCCGCCGTCCTCGGCAACGCGACCTGACGTCCTGCCTGCCCGATGGCACGTGCCGGCGTCAGGACCAGGCGCTGAGCGGCGGCGTACAGGCCCACGATCGCCGGGGCAAAGAACGTCCCGATGAGCAGGAGGGGGAGTTGCTGCGTGAGTGCGCGGATGAGGGTGCTGGGCAGGCCGAACAGGGCGAAGCCGGCGTAGCGTCGGGCGGCCGCGCCCACCGTGGCCGGTTCTGTCGCATCAGGCGGAGCGGTGGTCTTCGGCGTGGTGGCCGACGGCTGCACGGGTGGGGACGCGCTCGGGAGGCGAGTCAGGTACCAGGCGCGCACGATCAGCCCACTCACGTACGGGACTAGCAGCCCAGGCAGCGTGGGGCCTAGGCCGAGCCCCCAGCCCACTCGGCCGGCGCTGGTGAGGCCTTGCTGCGCCAGTGTGCTGCGCGCGATCACGCCGAAGGACTTACGGCGCACCGCCCACGCTTGCAGCACGTTGTTGAGGCCCAAGAGGCCGACGATAGCGGCCAGCAACAGCCACCACGCTGGCATCTGGCTGAGGCTTGCGGGTAGCCAGTGCGTCGGCCATTGCCATGCCACCAGGGCGAGGACCGAGCAGAACATCAGCAGAAGGATGAGGGACAGGCGTGAGACCTGCCGGGCGCCATGGCCTTGCCGGGGCAGCGCGATAGCGCCCTCATAGCCGAAGGAACTGGCTTGGTTGAGGGTGGTGGCGAGGGCGACCAGCAGGCTCACGCGTCCGTAATCGGCGGGGTCGAACAGGCGCGTGATCACGGGGATGGTCAGCACCTGGATAAGCCTCGCGCCGACCACGCCGCTGAGCAACGACGCCAGGTCACGGAGCGCACGACCCTCGCCGAGCTGCCTGCGCAGCGATCGCACCGCCGAGCGGAGGCGGCTCATGAGCGGACCTGGGCCGTCGAGCGCAAGGCACTGCGGAACCTCGCCCCCACGGTCGAACTCATGAAGCCATCGCTCGGTGACGCGTGAGTTGTGACGTGGTCGACATATCGGCGATACGAGTGGGTCACTTGCGTGCTAATTTGTGTGGTGACGTCTCGTAAGCACTGAGACGCGAGGAGGCAGCGGTCCGGTGACGGGTGAGGCGGTTCAACACTTCAGCGGCTCTGGCGCCAACGGCGCGTCGTTGCCCCCGGCGATCGATGCCAGTCGGCTCACGGTCGACGGACGGTCTGGCGCGCTCAGCTACTACCACGCGGGATCCGGAACTCCCGTCTTGCTGGTCCATAGTATCAACGCGGCCGCCTCCGCCTTCGAGATGCGCCCCATCTTCGAGCATCTCCGAGGTAAGCGCAGCACCTACGCGATGGATCTCCCCGGCTTTGGTTTCTCCTCGCGCGTCGATCGCCGCTACGACGTACCGCTGTACGCCACCGCGATCGAGGACATGCTGGACGTCATCGCCCAAGATCTGCCCGATCGCCCCGTGGACGTCATCGCCCTGTCGCTCTCCTGTGAATTCGTCGCCAGGGTCGGCGCCGAACACGGGCACCGCATTCGCAAGCTCGTCATGATCAACCCGACCGGCTTCAACCGCTTGGGAGCCCAGGCCAACGGACCGCCACTGGCCAACCGGGAGATCCCCGGTATGCACGCCTTGCTTTCGGCGCCCCTGTGGCGTGAGTCGCTCTACCGGGCCTTGACCCGCCCAGGCACCATCCGCTATTTCCTGCGGCGCACCTACGGCAGCGATCAGGTGGACGAGGACATGGTGAACTACGACTATCTCACCGCCCGCCAGGAAGGGGCCAGCCGCGCCCCGCTCGCGTTCTTGAGTGGACGGCTGTTCAGTCGCGACGTGCGACGTCTGTACGAAGAGCTGACCATGCCCATCTGGGTGCCCCACGGCACCCGTGGCGACTTCAAGGACTTCTCTCACGCGGAGTGGGCCCGCAAACGGTCCAACTGGCACTTCAGTGCGTTCAGCACCGGGGCCATGCCCCACTTCGAGCGGCGCATCGAGTTCACCGCCGAGCTGGACAACTTCCTCGACATCCACGCTCCCTGAGAGCCGTTCGGCGCGAGCGCCCGCCCGTCAGTTTGGGTCCTCTTAAAATACATAGGACGTGGCGTAGTCGCTGAACTCGAAATACACCTTCTTGCGCCGCTCCTCATCGTCGATGGTGCCGTTCAGGTTGGCGTCGAAGAAACCGTAGCCGAAGCGATAAGGTCTCGCCTGGGAACCGCTGGTGCCACGCGCTGTCGTCAGCTTGTCGATGCCCATGAAGCGGCGTACCAGCTTGTCCCCCGCGTAGATCTCCAGCACCCCGTCGGTGCCGGTCCAGTTCTGTACCGCGCGGCCGAGGTTGTTCTGCGTCTCCTGGGTGCACGCGCCGAGCAAAGCGATAGCAAGGCTGAGTGCGAGTATGGCTGTGAGGCGACTGTTCATCGGATTAAGTACCCTCTTCGGTAGAGTGTCAGGGAGTGCTCGGTGGCGTGGTGCGCCCGCGTAGCGTCGCGGTGATCTGCGCCAGAATGGCGAGGGCGATTTCGGCGGGGTTACGCGCGCCGATATCCAAGCCGACGGGGCCGTGGATGCGAGCGATCTGCTTAGGTTCATGGCCGCCTTCGACGAGGCGTGCCTGGCGCTTAGCCTGCGTGCGTCGACTGCCGAGGGCGCCAATGTAGAAGGCGTCGGACCGTAGCGCTGCCTGGAGGGCGGGGTCGTCCAGCTTCGGATCGTGGGTCAGGGTCACCACGGCGCTACGAGCGTCGAGGGCGAGCGTTTTGAGCGCATCGTCAGGCCAGTCACCGCAGGTGGCGACGCCACGGAATCGATCGCGCAGAAACGCCTCTCGCGGGTCGACCACGATCACCTCGTAATTGCATCGCTGGGCGATCGCCGCCAAGTGCTGCGCTACGTGTACGGCACCCACGATCACCAGGCGCAGGCGCGGATTGAAAACTTTCATGAAATGCTCGCCGTCACGGCCACTTCGGTCGGCCAGGGCGCAAGCCGACGCGCGCGCCCCGAGTGAGTGATCCTGCCCGGGGCGGCCGGGTGAAGGCTTGTGCAGTTCGCAGATGCCGGTGTGGAGGTCGCAGCTCAACACGGCCGGGATGCGTCGCTCCAGGCAGTCCAGGGCGTCCTGGAGCAGGGCTGGCGCCAGTGCGTGCGTCGAGCCCTCGGCGAGGCCTTGCAGCCAGATCTCGACCGTGCCTCCACACGCGAGGCCGACCTCGATTGCCGCCTCGTCGCTCACCCCGTAGGTGAGGAGTCGGGGCGCGGCGGGTTCGTCGCCCCCGCCGAGCATGGCGACGGCCTCGGCGATCACTGCGCTCTCGACGCAGCCGCCGGACACCGACCCTTCGAAGTGCATGTCGTCGCGGACCAACAGCTGGCTACCCGCCGGGCATGGGGCGGATCCCCAGGTGGAGACGACGCTCGCGATAGCGACGCGGTGGCCGCTGGCGTGCCAGGCGAGGCCCTGTCGCAGGTGTGCGAGATCCGCGGAGGTTTGCTCGGTGCTCTTGTCCATGTGCGCGCGTAGTGTACCGGAGCTGTCGGTGGGCTCGGCTCCCGTTGGGCGGCGAGCGGCCGGTGTAACGCATGCGTTATCCTAGGGGGATACGCAGATCAAGGAAGGAGATCCACAATGAGCGCACCGCATTCGCTTCGCCAGCGCATGAGCCAACTGTTGGTGCTCACGCTGCTCGGGGCTGGGCTGCTGCTCGCTGGAGGGGAGTCGGCGCAGGCCGGCTTCTTCGCCACCGCTTCCGAGAAGCGCGCCAAGGTCGATGCACTGGCCGAGGAGACCTTGAATCGTCTGTTCCGCGAAAGCCCGAAGGCAAAGGCTTTGTTCGATCGGTCCGTGGGCTACGCCGTGTTCGACGCCACGAAGGTCTCCCTGCTGGTCACCGGCGGCGGAGGCACCGGGGTGGCTGTCGATCGAGGCACCGCTCAGCGAACGTATATGCACATGGGGACCGGTGGGCTGAACCTGGGCATCGGCGGCCAGGTGCTGCGCCTGGTGTTTCTCTTCGGTGATTACGAGACGATGTCCGACTTCGTCAACGGGGGCTGGGGCGCTGGAGGGGGTGCCGCAGCCGTGGCCGGTCGCCATGCGGCGGCAGCGGAGACCAGCTTCATTAACGGCGTGGCCGTCTTCCAGCTGACCGACGCGGGCCTCCTGCTCGTGGCCGAAGTGACGGGCACCAAGTTCTGGCGTAGCCGCAAGTTGAATATTCCCGCCGTGCTGGAGACCAGCAACTGACAGCGCTCGCTAAGGAACAGCTCGCCGACGACGGGTTAGTCGCCGAGGCGCTCGAGCTCTGGCGGGGCGAACGCCTGCTCTTCGCCCGCCTCAGCTTTCAGGTTCAGGCCGGCGAGGTACTTCACGTCACCGGTCCGAACGGCATCGGTAAGTCCAGCCTGCTGCGGGTGCTGGCGGGGTTGACTCGCCCCGAGACCGGTACGGTGCGCTGGGGCGGTCAGGACGTTTTCAAAGATACCTACGACTTCTATTCAGCATTGTCCTATCTCGGCCACCGCGATGGTCTCAAGGGCGAACTCAGCGCGATCGATAACCTCACCTTCGCGAGTGCGCTGCGACCCGAGGGGGCCACGCGCACGGAGATCGGCGAGGCGCTGGCGGCGGTCGGGCTGACGGCGGTCGGGGGGCTCCCCCTGCGTCTCCTGTCGGCAGGGCAGCGCCGACGCGTGGCCATCTGCCGTTCACTCCTCGCACGGGGAGCCCTATGGATCCTCGACGAACCGTTCTCTAACCTGGACGTGGCCGGTCGCGAGTGGGGGCACCAGCGGGTGGCGCAGCACCTCGAGGCGGGCGGTCTGGCCATCATCACCTCCCACCACGCGCTCACCGTGCCGGGCGTTGCCGTGCGCGAGTTGGCCCTCGGATGAGCCAGGCGAGGCGCCCATGAGCGCGTTCGTGGCGGTCCTTCAGCGCGAGCTGCGCTTGGCGTTGCGACGCCCGGGGCAACTGGTCAACCCGCTGGTGTTCTTCGCCGTGGTGTTGGTGCTGTTCCCCTTGGGCCTCGACCCCGGTGCCGAGCTACTGCAGCGCATCGCGCCCGGGGTGATGTGGGTGGCAGCGCTGCTCGCCATGCTGCTGTCGCAGGAGACCCTGTTTCAGGGCGATTTCGACGACGGCAGCCTGGAACAAATGGCCCTGCAACCGCAGCCGCTCTGGTGGCTGGCCCTGGCCAAGGTGTTGGCGCACTGGCTGCTTACGGGGCTGCCCCTGGTGTTGGTGAGTCCCCTCGGGGCAGGGGCGTTCTTCGTGCCAGCCTCCGCTGTGCCCGTGTTGATGCTGGCCCTGCTCCTCGGCACGGCGATTTTGAGCCTGCTCGGTGGGGTCGGCGCGGCGCTCACGGTCGGTTTGCACCGCGGAGGCGTGCTGATCGCGATTCTGATCGTGCCCCTGCTGGTGCCCACCATGTTGCTGGGCACGCGTGCCATCGAACAGGCCATGATCGGCCTTTCCCCAGAGGGCGTGCTCCTGTGGCTCGCCGCGCTCCTGGCATTTCTGGCCTGCGTCACGCCGTTCGCGATCGGCGCCGCCCTACGCATACATCTGGACTGAGTATTCGCGGGTCGAACGCGGTCCACATTCGCCGACGACGTCGTTTGGTATGGGCTCCAGGCGAAGCATACAATTGACGGGTTTCGTGCGGGCAAGGCGCCGCTGGAGAGTTGGATTTATGTGGAAGTGGTTTCACAAGCTGGGCTCGCCGCCACACTTCTACCGGATCGCTGGCGCCTGGGCGCCGTGGTTCGGCTGGGGCGCGGCGCTGCTGATCGCGGCCGGCCTGTACGGTGGCTTGGTGCTGGCACCG from Pseudomonadota bacterium includes:
- a CDS encoding lipopolysaccharide biosynthesis protein, with the protein product MSRLRSAVRSLRRQLGEGRALRDLASLLSGVVGARLIQVLTIPVITRLFDPADYGRVSLLVALATTLNQASSFGYEGAIALPRQGHGARQVSRLSLILLLMFCSVLALVAWQWPTHWLPASLSQMPAWWLLLAAIVGLLGLNNVLQAWAVRRKSFGVIARSTLAQQGLTSAGRVGWGLGLGPTLPGLLVPYVSGLIVRAWYLTRLPSASPPVQPSATTPKTTAPPDATEPATVGAAARRYAGFALFGLPSTLIRALTQQLPLLLIGTFFAPAIVGLYAAAQRLVLTPARAIGQAGRQVALPRTAGRRRRGEPLFGPLWRATVILAAATALPFVMLYLMGEPLLVLLLGEKWANAGPYAPPLAPWAFSMLLVGPTSAVFQALEEQRWMLGLSCVRLGLFALAVLSARARAPHDVLMLVGSLAIAGVLANMLQLAFALWLAWRHDQNLHRA
- the ccmA gene encoding cytochrome c biogenesis heme-transporting ATPase CcmA, which produces MLFARLSFQVQAGEVLHVTGPNGIGKSSLLRVLAGLTRPETGTVRWGGQDVFKDTYDFYSALSYLGHRDGLKGELSAIDNLTFASALRPEGATRTEIGEALAAVGLTAVGGLPLRLLSAGQRRRVAICRSLLARGALWILDEPFSNLDVAGREWGHQRVAQHLEAGGLAIITSHHALTVPGVAVRELALG
- a CDS encoding alpha/beta hydrolase, producing MTGEAVQHFSGSGANGASLPPAIDASRLTVDGRSGALSYYHAGSGTPVLLVHSINAAASAFEMRPIFEHLRGKRSTYAMDLPGFGFSSRVDRRYDVPLYATAIEDMLDVIAQDLPDRPVDVIALSLSCEFVARVGAEHGHRIRKLVMINPTGFNRLGAQANGPPLANREIPGMHALLSAPLWRESLYRALTRPGTIRYFLRRTYGSDQVDEDMVNYDYLTARQEGASRAPLAFLSGRLFSRDVRRLYEELTMPIWVPHGTRGDFKDFSHAEWARKRSNWHFSAFSTGAMPHFERRIEFTAELDNFLDIHAP
- a CDS encoding beta-galactosidase, with product MHGVERLFVGILGALALLAACATPEDAQDVASPPPSASLANQFPVGIYAVWHGTRQDVFASPAVVGGQVWALWAQVEPAPGEYDFSLLDERLEAIRNAGRQATVQLNANDHPAWLFDRVPYLPLQLHTVRSERGTPMYWHPTYLSAQLALIDALARWIRTHPHRDTIAAVRLSYNAVGTEGLTIPEGYREASAWERGPGVAPGTDWTPERAVNYAEGVIDQYIDKVAPVAFLLVRRAVFQEDQSRLGKGAQGARLRTRLQPLLDAGRAGVFHTSSDIQPRNSGFSRDVYETMRTQCREGRRICYAEAITLAADRRTDYPATAAPSATQWFYWRVLSDLHLGVSRLAVNRLDLIRSQDPGVALGLAFARRHLGAHLSPSASGGAWIAFRRGDFIPGDYGVLALARGCGERVTGVGPADQPYGLWATRLRSRDTCEVHFNEDFLADAGTDALQLTVLARATQDGPASLGLSGLGQRSAQLTVPGGGAWHALRITLIPNNAEAALWPLHVETLDHPVDLHLIELTRAQSPP
- a CDS encoding XdhC family protein, which codes for MDKSTEQTSADLAHLRQGLAWHASGHRVAIASVVSTWGSAPCPAGSQLLVRDDMHFEGSVSGGCVESAVIAEAVAMLGGGDEPAAPRLLTYGVSDEAAIEVGLACGGTVEIWLQGLAEGSTHALAPALLQDALDCLERRIPAVLSCDLHTGICELHKPSPGRPGQDHSLGARASACALADRSGRDGEHFMKVFNPRLRLVIVGAVHVAQHLAAIAQRCNYEVIVVDPREAFLRDRFRGVATCGDWPDDALKTLALDARSAVVTLTHDPKLDDPALQAALRSDAFYIGALGSRRTQAKRQARLVEGGHEPKQIARIHGPVGLDIGARNPAEIALAILAQITATLRGRTTPPSTP
- the ccmB gene encoding heme exporter protein CcmB, which gives rise to MSAFVAVLQRELRLALRRPGQLVNPLVFFAVVLVLFPLGLDPGAELLQRIAPGVMWVAALLAMLLSQETLFQGDFDDGSLEQMALQPQPLWWLALAKVLAHWLLTGLPLVLVSPLGAGAFFVPASAVPVLMLALLLGTAILSLLGGVGAALTVGLHRGGVLIAILIVPLLVPTMLLGTRAIEQAMIGLSPEGVLLWLAALLAFLACVTPFAIGAALRIHLD